The genomic stretch TTGGTTTTTGAGGAATGCATTGTTGTTTTCTGTATCTGTTTTGTCATTAAATGTCTGTGAGTTCACCATCCTTATAATCTGAGGCACACATGAATACTTATTTTGTCGACCGATTTTTTCTTTTAGGCTGACTGAGCAGTGCTGGGCACCAGACATGAATCACAGACCTCCCTTCTTGGAGATTTTGAAGGGACTTGAAAAGATTAAGGAAACACTGACGTCTGATCATCACTGGCACCTCTTTTCATCTAGCTGAGGTGCTCAGTTGAACTTACGCTGTCTAGTTTCTCCATTTTAATTTGCAGCATAACATGTTGGGGTTTGTGAATAGATTACAGCAAAGGTTAGCAACATCCTACAGGTGTATGACGTTTATTTAGACATTGGGGAATCTCCATTTTCAAGTGTTTTATGTTGTAGGTTCCCCAAGTTCTTTACTCCCATTACTAATACCATTAGTCATGTTGTtcatctttctttttatttgatttttacgCTGGTTGTAGCTAAGATATTCAAACAGCTTGATAGAGGGAAttctaaaatttattcaaattgtAAAGTTCATCTTCTGATTTCTCTCTTGGGTTTCAGTTTGATATTCTCAAGTTTATAGTTTTACACTGGGTGTGGCTGAGATATTCAACTTTAGCCCATAACAAAGACAAGTTAAAATATAAGTATACTGTCTAAAATAAAACCGCCTATAACAACACAAAATGAAATTTATTACTGTTCCGTTGCCAAATCGAATCAAAACTGTAATTCATCTCTTCTCTAAGTAATTTTACAGTGCGCAGAAATGCTAATAAATTACACAAAAAGTACAATAGATCAGATGAGCTTCTTCTTCTCGAAGAAAGATTTCAAATGCCATAGCTGGATTCCAGATACCGATAGGCAAACAAGAATCGATAGAAAACTAAACCAGAACATCTTGCTGTTAGTAGCTTTATTCAGCAGCTGCATCTCTTCCTCCCTGCAATAAGATAGCATTAACTACTAACTCGAACACAGCAAATCAACATACTTCAATAATAGAATCTTGACCTGACTCACCTTTCACGTAGGTAGAACATCTCGTCGTGGATGGATTGGACTGTTTCTAACATTTTCTTCAGTTCTATTTCCATCAACTGATCACAAGGGAAGAAAACCCAAGAAAGTTAACAATCAATGTAGATAGAAGGGAATGATTTCAAGAACCCTAAATTTGATCAAATCAGAGAGGATCacaatcaaaattcaaaagaaaatagTTCAAATCACAATGCGACATTTGATTTGCGAAAAGGCACATGGAACACAAGAGAACATATAAAGCCAATTTGAAGTACACTGGGACTAGGAAATGTGCCATCGGAGAAGAAATACTCTCAACACAATAGGAAAGAGCAGAAACCATTATGGTATCAACACAACCATTTTATGATGTCATATTTTGCTGCACCATTCTTGAGTGAAAAGCAAAAACCACATTTTTTTGCATCATATGATGGAAGAAATCTTTTCAAAGGTAGTCTTCTTTGTATTTTCATTAAATAGATGATTGCAGGGAATTCAAGTAAGATTTAGGTTTAAAGTGACAAGTAAATTACCCAGCAACTAAACCCTATTCAGCAACCCAAAGAAGTGAAAATCATGATGCCAGCAATGAAAGATATACCAAATCGACAGCTTATACAAAAACATGCCGATGAGCAACCAAAGACGCAGAAACAAAACAGAAGAGTATTGTGTATGCTGTATACAATCACTTACTTCAACGGAACCTTTCTTGGCGACACTGGTCCACTCCTTGGCAGCAATGCCGGACTTCCAGTCAAAGTCAACAGTTACGGTAGTAGAAGGCTTGTTGTCATCGGCAAAAAAGCAAGCCATGTAATCACCTGCCTCGACTGCTTGAAATGCAAAATGCCCCTCGGTGACATGTTCCGATGAGTGATAACTGTTTCCATATGCTGATGTAACCTGTAAACATACATTCGGTGTATGCAATTGAAACAATCaaataaaagaattttaaactaataaaaaaaccAGTCCAAAACCTCCATTTAACAAAATTTACGAAAGAATTGATCGCATAGATGATCCAAGAAACGATTTTTACACTAATCAACCTGCCCAAAACATTATTAAGCAAAATATTTTCTAATGATCATTTCCCAAGATGAAACCTTTCCTATTCATCAACTCAACCAAAACTAATCTGATGCCAAACAAAGCAAAACCTAGAAAATTATGGCTCAAAACTGTCAACATCATGAATTGCTCTCGAGATATATAAATGGCAAAATCATATAGAAATTGACAAAAAACCGCAACAgcacaaaaaagaaaagaaaaaacaaataagTTGAGCTTCATAAACAGAGAAAATTACCCGAACGGTGACTTTGTGAGAGTCAGGGAGAGGGTGTCCTTCGTTGGGATTCACAATATGATATTTTCCAACAGTCATAGAATTGCTCTTGATGTCCTCCGATATGCATTTGGTGTGGCCGGATTCCAGATCGAACCGAATCGATTCCGCCGGGATCCATAACaacaaaactgaaataaaaaggaGCAAAAAACCCGTtctttggatttggattttcaTGTTAACGATGATGAAAAAACAACCGATAGTTTCGAGAGAAAGAAGGGATTTCCCCCCTTATTTAGGGAAATTATTGATGTCTGAATTCAGACCAAGTAATTGAGTTTTCTCCCAAAATTCACCGATTGATCAGAAATTGCAGTCAAAGTTGAATATGCTAATTGCAATGTTTTATTGCTCTGCTCTTTTATCGCGTCACAAGCTATTCGATATCCAATGAGATTGTTCCACGTAGGATTTTAGTACTTGCCACGTTGAATCTATTTCACAACTAAAAAATCTACTGTACTACTTTCACATGTGCGTTACAGTATTCATTTACCTTCCATAATTATgaatacataattaaacaatAATAATTGCATTAATCCAAGAAAAGTTTTAAGTGAATATATCCAAGAGTAAACTGCATCAAAATGCCCTAATTTTTTGCTGTTTAACAGCAGAGGCctctaacttttaaaaatcccaccagagggatctaacaaaatatgtaatcacACATCGTGTTTTTTCGGACCATAACAACCTCAGGGCTTGGAAGGGCAAAATCGCCCTTTTGTATGGCCGCCACTGCTGCATGCACTGTTGATGGGATCTGCGAAAGTAATTGATGTGACAGCAAAGCATGGTTCTTGTCCCCTATTATTTTCCCACGCTCGGATCTGCATTGTAATTTTTTAAGCCGAAGTTTAGTTTCATTTCACCCgcaattttttgttttcatttcatatttatttgacTCAGTTCAAGTATTTTCGAAACCATTGATTATTCAATTCCCTTTTTAATGTTATATGGCATTGTTGTTGACAAATTGTTAGGATAAGATCATCTATTAATATGGCACAGTATAATAAAGTTGACtaatgaaatttaaataaatcatagaaataaaaataaaataagcatttgtccttatttacatttttttattaaatggtACGTTTTCCACTTTAATGTAGTACTAGTAGCTTTTAAAAACACAAATAACTTTTTGAATATATACTTACTATTTTAACATGGGAATTGCagcattaaaaatataaatattatgaatccaaatcaatttttataaaaattaaaagggATACTGTGACACAACATCCCATCGGACTTTCATCTTCATACGTGACTAAAATCCTATTCTTCTGCTGGGCACATTTGTTTGCTCCAATAAAAGTAGTtcacttttatattttattttattttattttatttttttaattacgtatttctatttttgataattttctttcTATTACCAATTGACCATTTTCCAGAGTAATACTTCACTCACACTTTTTTTCATATCTGTCCCATATTATAAATTTCACATTAGAACTTACAGCACACGTCTTccaaattctttattttttagaaattggAATAAGTATTTATCTTGGTTATGTCCGTTGTTTAATTTGCAAAATAAATTGATAACAAGCCCATGTTATTTTCTCGATGAGAAAGGACCGCACAGAGTTTATTTAACATAATCGAAATTCAGAGCCAATTAATTCTATATGGAGTACTACACCATTACCTAACTTCCTCCAATGTAAAAGCCACAGCACGTTTGCATTTATACCAAACAGCTACATCAATTAGGAGAATGGAATTATGAAGACTATACTGTTTGACAAGACAGCCCCTGCACATGCAGACTATGTGCAGGCATAGGGAGCAAGTGTAGTACGTAAAAGGCCTAAACTGCCCTTCAACCTATTTGGGCATTTTTGTCcgaaaaatgacaaaatatacacgttttgtgattacatattttgttaAATCCCTCTGGTgagatttttaaaagttaggggccTCTGCTGTTACACAGCGAAAAATTAGGGCCttttggtgcagttcactctatATCCAAATCAAATTTATGAAAGTAGAATCCGTAGAAGTTCAAGTATCTAAAATAAATGATTATTTGTTGTAATTTTATAATACGCCAAGGCCCATTTAAACTCCTATAAAAAATCGTTGTCCGATAAATTTAAAATCTCATAAATATTAGTACAACCCATTATAATAGCACAATGATAGATCTAATTGCTTGACGCCTCCTCGATTAAAAAATTATCTTCAATTGATTTTGATACAAGCATTGATGGAATAGTATAACAATCTCACATAGTTTGATCAAACTTTATTCTTGTGAAGTTATGAAATTGAAGCATGACAATGCCTCCTTATTCgttcatttcttaaaaatagaaactttgaaAACAACAtaaatgcaaaattaataaaaaaaaagaaaataaaagaaaaagtagtAGAATTAGTGTCGTGGATTGTGAGGTCCATTTCTAAAATGGAGATTatctattttaggaaacataCTAAAATGGAGAGTATCAAATTGATCAATTACATTTAGCTAATGAACGCATTGCATGTATTTTGATAAGTTATCAATCCAACCACATTCACCAGAATAAACAAGGGATTAATGTAGTACTGTATCAAATTATCGAGTCTTGAAGAGAGGGAAAAGAACATCAGTTGAAAGTATTAAAAGATTTAAACTGATAGTAATCAgtactaaatttttcaggagtCACAGGAACAAAATTCCAAAAAGAAAGTGAAAGTATACCTGAGAAAACTTTTATACACAAGAAAGTTAGATGGTAGAACGAAACAAATACTGTAAACTCAATAGGTCTTCGCTCGATACCATGCAAGTGTTATTGCATTACAAAAACAGAGATTTGTTGTT from Salvia splendens isolate huo1 chromosome 4, SspV2, whole genome shotgun sequence encodes the following:
- the LOC121801560 gene encoding transmembrane emp24 domain-containing protein p24delta9-like, which gives rise to MKIQIQRTGFLLLFISVLLLWIPAESIRFDLESGHTKCISEDIKSNSMTVGKYHIVNPNEGHPLPDSHKVTVRVTSAYGNSYHSSEHVTEGHFAFQAVEAGDYMACFFADDNKPSTTVTVDFDWKSGIAAKEWTSVAKKGSVELMEIELKKMLETVQSIHDEMFYLREREEEMQLLNKATNSKMFWFSFLSILVCLSVSGIQLWHLKSFFEKKKLI